In the Gossypium arboreum isolate Shixiya-1 chromosome 10, ASM2569848v2, whole genome shotgun sequence genome, one interval contains:
- the LOC108487166 gene encoding uncharacterized protein LOC108487166 isoform X4, producing MPAIAMPGASLPTYSHYFARALGALEQKMNVGFVGSGAPQQFLPLSSNWSLGGADNCGLQSAPTWPVAGNQSPGAYANPGNQPLSVPKGWRNGDWICNCGFHNYSSRSQCKNCNASIPPALGTKRLASEEFVHDWDHKRLNLGNGKDEQLYPQFDQMVGATSDPKPGAYPSYPSINPAMASNWPASNPFPPQAATTLLGKGAKQWRSGDWMCAKCNNHNYASRAQCNRRRCLHCISARAGVSPYHGSITTNRCKTQRETVT from the exons ATGCCAGCAATTGCAATGCCTGGAGCTTCTCTCCCAACCTATTCACATTATTTTGCTAGGGCCCTAGGAGCACTGGAACAAAAGATGAATGTTGGCTTTGTAGGCAGTGGTGCTCCCCAACAGTTCCTTCCTTTGAGTTCCAATTGGTCTTTGGGAGGGGCTGATAATTGTGGACTTCAATCAGCACCAACATGGCCTGTTGCTGGAAACCAGTCTCCTGGGGCATATGCAAATCCTGGTAATCAGCCCCTTTCTGTTCCAAAGGGATGGCGAAATGGTGACTGGATTTGCAACTGTGGCTTCCATAATTACTCTTCACGGTCACAG TGCAAAAATTGCAATGCATCCATACCACCAG CACTTGGAACTAAGCGATTAGCATCTGAAGAATTTGTACATGATTGGGATCATAAAAGATTAAATTTAGGAAAT GGCAAGGACGAACAACTGTATCCTCAATTTGACCAAATGGTAGGAGCCACCAGTGACCCAAAACCTGGAGCATATCCTTCCTATCCCAGTATAAATCCTGCTATGGCTTCAAATTGGCCAGCATCCAATCCGTTTCCTCCTCAAGCTGCAACAACTCTTCTTGGAAAAGG GGCAAAACAATGGCGTAGTGGAGATTGGATGTGTGCAAAATGCAACAATCACAATTATGCATCTCGAGCTCAATGCAACAG AAGACGTTGTCTTCACTGCATCTCTGCAAGGGCAGGGGTGAGTCCGTACCATGGGAGTATAACAACAAATAG GTGTAAGACTCAAAGAGAGACAGTGACTTAG
- the LOC108487798 gene encoding protein WUSCHEL-like, translating into MEPQHQHQQPHPNDDNSSGGSGKGSFLCRQSSTRWTPTTDQIRILKDLYYNNGVRSPSADQIQRISARLRQYGKIEGKNVFYWFQNHKARERQKKRFTSTPDILPMQTPILANATRKPDDSLHNHKYPTITPGYAPSSPPSTGVLTVGQIGHYGYGSMTMEKSFRDCSISACGSSSGGASHNLGWVGMDPAYTTSSYAFFDKKKLFGEEQEGDEEEEEEEGAAVAPHIETLPLFPMHGEDINAFCSNMKPQSADSCYSSWYRSDDGYTASRASLELSLNSYNARSQDSI; encoded by the exons ATGGAACCCCAACACCAACACCAACAACCACATCCGAATGATGATAATAGTAGCGGTGGCAGTGGCAAAGGAAGCTTTCTTTGCAGGCAAAGTAGTACACGGTGGACTCCCACCACTGACCAGATTAGAATATTGAAAGACCTTTACTACAACAATGGAGTTAGGTCCCCAAGTGCTGATCAGATTCAGAGGATCTCTGCTAGGCTTAGACAGTACGGGAAAATCGAAGGCAAGAATGTCTTTTattggtttcagaaccacaaggCTCGTGAGAGGCAGAAGAAAAGGTTCACCTCCACACCTGATATTCTCCCCATGCAAACACCCATTCTTGCAAATGCTACCAGGAAACCTGATGATTCTCTCCATAATCATAAATATCCCACCATAACTCCTG GTTATGCTCCTTCATCTCCTCCTTCAACTGGTGTGCTTACTGTTGGGCAGATAGGACACTATGGCTATGGATCTATGACCATGGAGAAGAGTTTTAGG GATTGCTCGATATCAGCGTGTGGTAGCAGCAGTGGTGGTGCAAGCCACAACCTTGGGTGGGTTGGCATGGATCCTGCATATACAACATCATCTTATGCTTTCTTTGACAAGAAAAAATTATTTGGAGAAGAACAAGaaggtgatgaagaagaagaagaggaagaaggAGCGGCTGTTGCACCACATATTGAAACCCTTCCTCTCTTCCCCATGCACGGCGAAGACATCAATGCTTTTTGCAGCAATATGAAGCCTCAATCTGCAGATAGCTGCTACTCTAGTTGGTACAGGTCTGATGATGGCTACACCGCCTCTCGTGCTTCACTTGAGCTCAGCCTCAACTCCTACAATGCCAGATCACAGGATTCTATCTGA